A genome region from Nodosilinea sp. FACHB-141 includes the following:
- a CDS encoding GNAT family N-acetyltransferase has protein sequence MITQEPTLNTSRLRLRLGKPSDIAEILRYYHDNSDYLQPFEPQRPDDFYTPDFWRNVLNARRNDFYAGQAVKLFIFSRTEPSQVMGTINLNTIIRGAFQGATLGYGLSAEHQGQGYMTEAGKAIVAYAFDNLNLHRVMANYMPHNHRSASVLKRLGFQIEGIARDYLFINGQWQDHVMTSLINPKWQMPEP, from the coding sequence ATGATCACTCAAGAGCCCACGCTCAACACCTCACGGCTGCGGCTGCGGCTTGGCAAACCCAGCGACATTGCCGAGATTTTGCGCTACTACCACGACAACAGCGACTATCTACAACCCTTTGAGCCCCAGCGGCCAGACGACTTTTACACCCCAGACTTCTGGCGAAATGTGCTGAATGCCCGCCGCAACGATTTCTACGCCGGTCAGGCGGTGAAGCTGTTTATCTTTTCTCGCACTGAGCCGAGCCAAGTGATGGGCACCATCAATCTCAACACCATCATTCGCGGCGCGTTTCAGGGGGCTACCTTGGGCTATGGTCTCTCTGCCGAGCATCAGGGCCAGGGCTATATGACCGAGGCTGGCAAAGCGATCGTTGCTTACGCCTTTGACAATCTCAATCTGCACCGGGTGATGGCCAACTATATGCCCCACAACCACCGCAGCGCCAGCGTGCTCAAGCGATTGGGCTTTCAGATCGAGGGCATTGCCCGCGACTACCTATTTATCAACGGCCAGTGGCAAGACCACGTGATGACCAGCTTGATCAACCCCAAATGGCAGATGCCAGAGCCTTAA
- the purH gene encoding bifunctional phosphoribosylaminoimidazolecarboxamide formyltransferase/IMP cyclohydrolase, with protein MARLALLSVSDKTGLVELAKTLVEEFGFNLVSSGGTAKAIAAAGLPVTKVSDYTGSPEILGGRVKTLHPKIHGGILARQDLAEDQKDLADNGIRPLDLVVVNLYPFEQTIAKEGVTMADAIENIDIGGPAMLRAAAKNHAHLTVLCSAEQYEPYLEALRASDGQVPLEFRQECARAAFWHTASYDQAIATYLTASTSEPDTLPQQWAMTGRQQATLRYGENPHQTAAWYRTGSTPTGWAGAEQLQGKELSYNNLVDLEAARRIIAEFPSDRPAAAVLKHTNPCGVGMGDTLASAYRRAYDADDVSAFGGIVVLNRPIDADTAEQLTGTFLECIVAPGCDRAAQDILAKKQNLRVLVLEDLLTGPTQVVNAIAGGFLLQAPDTYRDDPATWQIVTEAKPTEAELAEMLFAWRVVKHVKSNAIVVTHQQQTLGIGAGQMNRVGSVSIALAQAGAKAQGAVLASDGFFPFDDSVRTAAAAGIRAVVQPGGSRRDDDSIKAANELGLIMAMTGIRHFLH; from the coding sequence ATGGCGCGCCTGGCACTGTTGAGCGTATCGGATAAAACCGGGCTGGTGGAATTAGCCAAAACTTTGGTAGAAGAGTTTGGCTTTAACCTAGTCAGCAGCGGCGGTACGGCGAAGGCGATCGCAGCGGCAGGCCTCCCCGTCACCAAAGTCTCTGACTACACCGGCTCACCCGAAATCCTTGGCGGACGGGTCAAGACGCTGCACCCCAAAATCCACGGCGGCATTTTGGCGCGGCAAGACCTGGCCGAAGACCAAAAGGATTTGGCTGACAACGGCATTCGTCCGCTGGATCTGGTGGTGGTGAACCTCTACCCTTTTGAGCAGACGATCGCAAAAGAAGGCGTGACCATGGCCGATGCGATCGAGAATATCGACATCGGCGGGCCAGCCATGCTGCGGGCGGCCGCCAAAAACCACGCCCACCTGACCGTGCTATGCAGTGCCGAGCAGTATGAGCCTTATCTGGAGGCGCTACGCGCTAGCGATGGCCAGGTGCCGCTAGAGTTTCGCCAAGAGTGTGCGCGGGCGGCGTTTTGGCACACGGCCAGCTACGACCAGGCGATCGCTACCTACCTCACCGCATCCACTAGCGAACCAGATACCCTACCTCAGCAGTGGGCCATGACGGGTCGCCAGCAGGCGACATTGCGCTACGGCGAGAATCCTCACCAGACCGCTGCCTGGTATCGCACGGGTTCCACTCCCACTGGGTGGGCTGGGGCCGAGCAGCTCCAGGGCAAAGAGCTGAGCTACAACAATCTGGTAGATCTCGAGGCAGCGCGGCGGATTATTGCCGAGTTCCCCAGCGATCGCCCCGCCGCCGCCGTGCTCAAGCACACCAACCCCTGCGGTGTGGGGATGGGCGATACGCTAGCTAGCGCCTACCGCCGCGCCTACGATGCCGACGATGTCTCGGCCTTTGGCGGCATTGTGGTGCTCAATCGCCCCATCGATGCCGACACCGCCGAGCAGCTGACGGGTACGTTTTTAGAGTGCATTGTGGCTCCGGGGTGCGATCGCGCCGCCCAAGACATCCTCGCCAAAAAGCAAAACCTGCGAGTGCTGGTGCTAGAGGATCTACTGACCGGGCCAACCCAGGTGGTGAATGCGATCGCAGGCGGCTTCTTGCTCCAGGCTCCCGACACCTACCGCGACGACCCCGCTACCTGGCAGATTGTTACGGAGGCCAAGCCCACCGAGGCCGAGCTGGCCGAAATGCTGTTTGCTTGGCGGGTGGTGAAGCATGTGAAATCGAATGCGATCGTGGTCACCCACCAGCAGCAAACCCTTGGCATTGGAGCTGGGCAGATGAACCGCGTCGGCTCTGTCAGCATCGCCCTAGCCCAGGCCGGTGCAAAAGCCCAGGGCGCGGTGCTAGCCAGCGATGGCTTCTTTCCCTTCGACGACTCGGTTCGCACCGCCGCCGCTGCGGGCATTCGCGCTGTGGTGCAGCCCGGCGGCAGCCGCCGCGACGACGACTCGATCAAAGCGGCCAACGAGCTGGGCCTGATTATGGCCATGACCGGCATACGGCATTTCCTGCATTAA
- a CDS encoding MOSC domain-containing protein, translating to MQILSINSGRPETITIGQRVATTGIFKTPIAGQVHVSTQGLVGDTIADTAHHGGIDQAVYLYSAEDYAWWEAKLQRPIPFGTFGENLTLSSFGPQPLRAGDRIAINAVLLEVTFPRIPCSTLAARMSDATFVQQFIQARRPGAYTRVLSTGDLQVNDPVTMEYASPGFPTLTELSDLWHDRDRHPDLLRKGLNAPIAERFKAIFQQWLERGSTPSDSVAHED from the coding sequence ATGCAGATTTTATCTATCAACAGCGGTCGACCCGAAACTATAACCATTGGGCAACGGGTCGCTACCACAGGCATTTTTAAGACACCGATCGCAGGGCAGGTTCACGTCAGTACCCAAGGGTTGGTAGGAGATACGATAGCCGATACCGCTCACCACGGGGGCATAGACCAGGCCGTTTATCTCTACAGCGCCGAAGACTACGCTTGGTGGGAGGCTAAGCTACAGCGCCCGATTCCCTTTGGTACTTTTGGTGAAAACCTCACACTCTCAAGCTTTGGGCCTCAACCACTCCGGGCTGGCGATCGCATCGCGATCAACGCCGTCTTGCTTGAAGTCACCTTCCCGCGCATTCCATGCTCCACCCTCGCAGCCCGGATGAGTGACGCCACTTTCGTCCAGCAGTTTATCCAGGCCCGGCGACCGGGAGCCTACACCCGAGTGTTATCAACCGGCGATCTACAGGTAAACGATCCAGTCACCATGGAGTATGCTTCCCCCGGCTTTCCGACCCTGACAGAACTATCTGACCTGTGGCATGACAGGGATCGCCACCCCGATCTGCTTCGCAAAGGGCTCAACGCCCCGATTGCAGAACGGTTCAAAGCAATCTTTCAGCAGTGGCTAGAGCGGGGCTCAACGCCTTCTGATTCTGTGGCACATGAGGACTAA
- the yidD gene encoding membrane protein insertion efficiency factor YidD, which translates to MKQVLLLLIHGYRRLLSPLFPPTCRFNPTCSQYALTAIERFGPAKGSWLAARRITRCHPFHPGGYDPVPEEPAAESDIAQK; encoded by the coding sequence ATGAAGCAAGTTTTGCTGCTCCTCATCCATGGCTATCGACGGCTGCTGTCGCCGCTGTTTCCGCCCACTTGTCGGTTTAACCCGACCTGCTCTCAGTACGCGCTGACGGCGATCGAGCGGTTTGGCCCGGCGAAGGGGAGCTGGCTAGCGGCTCGACGGATTACGCGCTGTCACCCCTTTCATCCCGGCGGCTACGACCCGGTTCCTGAAGAGCCCGCCGCTGAATCGGATATCGCTCAAAAGTAG
- a CDS encoding serine hydrolase: MDQGMQVALKEAVEQTLVQAQMPGAAIAICIEGKPSLAMGVGHQDLSQTIPLSTDASFYIYSVTKSLIAAAVLRQVSAGCLGLDTPIQDYWSDFPVATPITLRQILSHSSGLPDYGGLPAYNEAVKTTPSAPWSPEAFLEVASNRGLLFDPGQGWSYSNIGYLALKLLLEKVTEQSMQGYLDELFFVPLGLKRTFVAASLDDVTGLTPGYTSIFGDELEDMSQRYHPGWVSHGVVVSTAAELATMMHALITGHILDLTLVEQMAQPIHSLGSHPPLQNVGCGLGLFVDTASPYGRVAGHNGGGPGYSIAAFHFSALAGRSATIAAATNKEGDNVGVDVVYALARVLAQA, from the coding sequence ATGGATCAAGGCATGCAAGTGGCGCTTAAAGAAGCGGTTGAACAAACGCTGGTTCAGGCTCAAATGCCGGGGGCGGCGATCGCCATTTGTATAGAAGGCAAGCCCTCGCTCGCTATGGGCGTAGGGCATCAAGACCTGAGCCAGACGATACCGCTCTCCACCGACGCCAGCTTCTATATCTACAGCGTGACTAAATCGCTCATTGCGGCGGCGGTTCTGCGTCAAGTTAGCGCAGGATGCCTCGGTCTGGACACACCCATTCAAGATTATTGGTCAGATTTTCCAGTTGCAACGCCCATTACCCTGCGTCAGATTCTCAGCCATAGCAGCGGCTTGCCCGATTACGGCGGTCTGCCGGCTTACAACGAAGCGGTAAAAACAACCCCCAGTGCTCCCTGGTCGCCCGAGGCCTTTCTTGAGGTGGCCTCTAATCGAGGATTGCTGTTTGACCCTGGCCAAGGCTGGTCCTATTCCAACATTGGCTATTTAGCGCTCAAGCTGTTGCTAGAGAAGGTCACCGAGCAATCTATGCAGGGCTATTTAGACGAGCTATTCTTTGTGCCCTTGGGCTTGAAGCGTACATTTGTCGCCGCTTCGCTAGACGATGTCACGGGTCTGACACCAGGCTATACGTCAATATTTGGCGACGAGCTTGAGGATATGTCGCAGCGGTACCATCCCGGTTGGGTTTCCCATGGGGTGGTGGTGTCTACGGCGGCAGAGCTGGCCACGATGATGCATGCTCTAATCACAGGTCATATTCTCGACCTCACGCTGGTAGAGCAGATGGCTCAGCCGATTCACAGCTTGGGGTCGCACCCACCCCTGCAAAATGTGGGCTGCGGGCTAGGACTGTTTGTGGATACCGCATCGCCCTATGGTCGAGTCGCGGGGCACAACGGTGGCGGGCCAGGCTACTCGATCGCAGCTTTTCACTTTTCGGCCCTAGCCGGTCGCTCCGCCACCATCGCTGCCGCCACCAATAAAGAAGGCGATAACGTGGGTGTAGATGTGGTCTACGCCCTGGCCCGCGTTCTAGCCCAAGCGTGA
- a CDS encoding LysR family transcriptional regulator, producing MIELGAIDLNLLVAFEALYDSKSVTAAAQRLHVGQPAMSASLGRLRSLFNDNLFVRVGREMRPTAKAKAIAPQITAALDTIRATLAEPQSFTPLSSQRVFTLATSDYFASLILPKMLVAFKQQAPHIDLRLITVEKESFVELIEGEIIDLALGTFVDLPSHVLEENLLIERFLGVCRLNHPALENDKVSLDKFVAFPHALFTLRRDAVGIVDQILSEQGLQRRVALTVPYWLALPTAIATSDLLAAIPSCLKQHFLQYYPLQVFELPLDVPHWVISMAWSKLSDRDAANLWLRQTIRDVCQNIELELYGSRHASGA from the coding sequence ATGATTGAGCTAGGGGCTATCGACCTCAACCTGCTGGTGGCTTTTGAGGCGCTATATGATTCGAAAAGCGTTACAGCAGCGGCTCAACGCCTTCATGTAGGGCAACCTGCTATGAGCGCAAGCCTAGGCAGATTGCGATCGCTTTTTAATGACAACCTGTTCGTGCGGGTAGGGCGAGAAATGCGGCCTACCGCGAAGGCGAAGGCGATCGCCCCCCAGATCACTGCCGCCCTAGATACCATTCGAGCCACTTTAGCAGAACCGCAATCCTTCACCCCGCTCAGTTCGCAACGGGTGTTTACCCTCGCTACATCTGACTATTTTGCCAGCTTGATTTTGCCAAAAATGCTAGTCGCATTTAAGCAACAAGCACCGCACATTGACTTACGCTTGATTACCGTTGAAAAAGAGTCATTTGTAGAGTTGATTGAAGGTGAAATCATCGACTTGGCATTAGGGACTTTTGTGGATTTGCCCAGCCATGTTCTTGAAGAAAACCTGCTGATAGAGCGATTCCTTGGAGTCTGTCGATTAAATCATCCCGCCCTTGAAAATGACAAAGTTAGCCTAGATAAATTTGTTGCATTTCCCCACGCTCTCTTTACGTTGCGGCGGGATGCCGTCGGTATTGTTGACCAAATTCTGTCTGAGCAAGGTCTACAACGGCGCGTTGCGCTGACAGTGCCCTACTGGTTGGCATTACCAACGGCGATCGCTACTTCTGATCTCCTTGCAGCCATTCCTTCCTGCCTAAAACAGCACTTTCTCCAGTACTATCCCCTACAGGTCTTTGAACTACCCCTTGATGTGCCTCACTGGGTAATCTCGATGGCCTGGAGCAAACTCAGCGATCGCGATGCAGCCAATCTGTGGCTGCGGCAAACCATTCGAGACGTCTGTCAAAACATTGAGCTTGAATTGTATGGATCAAGGCATGCAAGTGGCGCTTAA
- a CDS encoding ester cyclase — MSDIESQNLAIAHRFVTQFLGKGNLSIAAELLDENVQVTTGLKPSGPINGIEEYTQVFSDFYAAFPDVEPLTIEDSFAAGDRVMVRFKSFQQHVKDYFGIPKSDRVITFHETHVMRILNGKIVENIVSATNLEFEMLMAPVLAPLILN; from the coding sequence ATGAGTGATATAGAATCCCAAAATTTGGCAATTGCCCATCGATTTGTCACTCAATTTTTGGGGAAAGGCAATCTGAGCATCGCAGCGGAACTGCTCGATGAAAACGTGCAGGTGACTACTGGCTTGAAGCCCAGCGGCCCCATCAATGGTATTGAAGAATACACACAGGTGTTTTCTGATTTCTACGCGGCCTTTCCCGATGTGGAACCACTGACTATTGAAGACAGTTTTGCGGCAGGCGATCGCGTTATGGTGCGCTTTAAGTCATTTCAGCAGCATGTGAAAGACTATTTTGGCATTCCCAAGAGCGATCGCGTCATTACCTTTCACGAAACCCACGTCATGCGCATTCTCAACGGCAAGATTGTGGAAAACATTGTCAGCGCTACAAACTTAGAGTTTGAAATGCTGATGGCTCCTGTGTTAGCGCCTTTAATTTTGAACTAA
- a CDS encoding SMP-30/gluconolactonase/LRE family protein, giving the protein MALPDLYANTPVELVPAQSLATFPVNTFLENLAIAPNGDIFVTSHEAGEIFRLDTHHNLTQYAKLDGKVTGIVITGSDNLLVNGWTAEGVPFIATLTQGTVESLQTVPDAAFLNGITAIAPDLYLMADSYRGAIWLFELATKAVKIWLEHPLLARSDSSDPFPAANGLKRFGNNLYVSNTQQKLLLRIPLSHNLAPQEPELFVSGTNIDDFAFDTYGNLYGATHVYNSVLRIKPDGQTTVIAQSEQGVTGCTAVAFHGTDLYVVNNGGMFLPPPGGVEPAQIVRLEVGVTGAHPNWKLHHD; this is encoded by the coding sequence ATGGCCCTTCCAGATCTCTATGCCAACACACCCGTTGAGCTAGTTCCAGCCCAATCTCTAGCGACTTTTCCAGTTAATACATTTTTAGAAAACCTGGCGATCGCCCCCAATGGCGATATCTTTGTCACTAGCCACGAAGCTGGAGAAATTTTTAGGCTCGACACCCATCACAACCTCACTCAATATGCCAAGCTTGACGGCAAAGTCACGGGCATTGTTATCACCGGGTCAGACAACCTTTTGGTCAACGGGTGGACTGCAGAGGGTGTGCCATTTATTGCAACGCTAACCCAGGGAACAGTTGAGTCGCTGCAAACTGTCCCCGATGCGGCTTTTCTCAATGGCATCACCGCCATTGCCCCCGACTTATACCTCATGGCCGACTCCTACCGAGGAGCAATTTGGCTCTTTGAATTAGCAACTAAGGCCGTTAAAATTTGGCTAGAGCACCCGCTATTGGCCCGTAGCGACAGCAGCGATCCCTTCCCAGCCGCCAACGGGTTGAAGCGATTTGGAAACAATTTATACGTATCTAACACGCAGCAAAAGCTGCTGCTGCGCATTCCTCTAAGCCATAATTTGGCACCCCAAGAGCCCGAGCTTTTTGTGTCGGGCACTAACATTGATGACTTTGCCTTTGATACCTACGGCAATCTCTATGGGGCAACCCATGTCTACAACAGCGTGCTGCGCATCAAGCCCGATGGCCAAACGACAGTTATCGCTCAGTCTGAGCAGGGGGTCACTGGCTGCACCGCTGTAGCCTTTCACGGCACAGATTTGTACGTTGTCAACAATGGGGGCATGTTTTTACCGCCACCGGGAGGCGTTGAGCCGGCCCAAATCGTGCGGCTTGAGGTAGGCGTTACCGGCGCGCATCCCAATTGGAAGCTACACCATGATTAG
- a CDS encoding antibiotic biosynthesis monooxygenase translates to MISDPPVTVDVMQSVRPGKDREFETLLEKIIGTASTFEGYLGSSVFRPNEQNPSEYRIIFKFDRLENLKHWENSTARQKFLSVAKKLTVDDGTFSIITGLETWFTLPAKPGVKPPARYKMVLVSGVAIFAINQVLVLLPKAWLAPFPPLVQLLILVFITTALMTYVVMPRLTKLLASWLYPQL, encoded by the coding sequence ATGATTAGTGACCCTCCCGTAACAGTGGATGTAATGCAAAGCGTCAGACCCGGCAAAGACCGTGAGTTTGAGACTTTATTAGAGAAAATCATCGGCACCGCCAGCACCTTTGAAGGTTATTTAGGCTCCTCGGTCTTTCGACCTAATGAACAAAATCCGTCGGAATATCGCATCATTTTCAAGTTTGATCGGCTAGAAAACTTGAAGCATTGGGAAAACTCCACCGCTCGCCAAAAGTTTTTAAGCGTAGCCAAAAAACTCACAGTTGATGATGGCACATTTTCAATTATTACTGGCCTAGAAACCTGGTTTACGCTACCTGCGAAACCAGGCGTGAAGCCTCCCGCCCGTTACAAGATGGTTCTGGTTTCTGGAGTGGCTATTTTTGCCATCAACCAGGTGCTGGTGTTGCTGCCTAAAGCCTGGTTAGCACCATTTCCTCCGCTGGTGCAGTTACTAATTTTAGTGTTTATTACAACGGCGCTAATGACCTATGTGGTCATGCCTAGACTGACCAAGTTACTAGCTAGTTGGCTCTATCCCCAGCTTTAG
- a CDS encoding SDR family NAD(P)-dependent oxidoreductase encodes MAKLCVIVGMGEGNGMAIARKFASEGFAIAMVARNEAKLKGYQATLETEGITAHYFLADAGDDAALTAAFAAIQTQLGTPEVLIYNAAVPRMESVLQTSYDTLVNDFKANVAGAIACVQAILPAMEAEQKGTLLFTGGGFALYPDPNFVSLSLGKAGIRVLASTLHAALKDSPIKVGTVTICGTVNGNDPKYSSDLIAEEYWKLHIAENGEYETIY; translated from the coding sequence ATGGCAAAGTTGTGCGTCATTGTAGGTATGGGTGAAGGCAACGGCATGGCGATCGCCCGCAAGTTTGCTAGCGAAGGTTTTGCGATCGCCATGGTCGCCCGCAACGAAGCCAAGCTGAAAGGCTACCAAGCCACCTTAGAAACCGAAGGCATTACCGCCCACTATTTCTTAGCTGACGCAGGGGATGATGCCGCGCTGACCGCTGCTTTTGCCGCGATTCAAACACAGTTGGGCACGCCAGAGGTACTAATCTACAACGCCGCCGTGCCCCGCATGGAAAGCGTGTTGCAAACCAGCTACGACACCTTGGTCAACGACTTTAAAGCCAATGTAGCGGGGGCGATCGCCTGCGTCCAGGCCATCCTCCCCGCTATGGAGGCTGAGCAAAAAGGCACGCTGCTGTTCACGGGCGGCGGGTTCGCCCTCTACCCCGACCCCAACTTTGTTTCTCTTTCCCTAGGCAAAGCGGGCATTCGGGTGCTGGCCAGCACGCTCCACGCTGCGCTGAAGGATTCGCCAATTAAAGTCGGTACTGTCACCATCTGCGGCACAGTCAACGGCAATGACCCCAAGTACAGCAGCGACCTGATCGCTGAAGAATACTGGAAGCTCCACATCGCTGAAAATGGGGAGTACGAAACGATCTATTGA
- the ffh gene encoding signal recognition particle protein, with product MFEALSDRLESAWKSLRGQDKISESNIDSALREVRRALLEADVNLQVIKDFIAQVKENALGIEVVKGVSPDQQFIKVVNDELIRLMGDTNAPLADSPTKPTVVLMAGLQGTGKTTATAKLALHLRKENRSTLLVATDVYRPAAIDQLVTLGKQIDVPVFELGTDANPVDIARQGIEKAKADGVDTVIVDTAGRLQIDPKMMAELADIKTAIQPDEVLLVVDAMTGQEAANLTRTFHDEIGITGAILTKMDGDARGGAALSVRQISGQPIKFIGVGEKVEALQPFYPDRMASRILGMGDVLTLVEKAQEAVDIADAEKLTQKILEAEFDFDDFLKQMRFMKSMGSLGGIMKLIPGMGKQITGDMLEQGEAQLKRCEAMINSMTTQERKQPNLLSSSPSRRRRIAKGSGHQEKDVGKLVSDFTKMRTMMQQMGRGGGFPGMGGMPGMGGGMPGMGGGMPGLPGMGGGPQPGFRAPSNKKQKAQKKKKGFGQL from the coding sequence ATGTTTGAAGCCCTGTCCGATCGCCTTGAGTCTGCCTGGAAAAGCCTGCGTGGTCAGGACAAAATCAGCGAGTCCAACATCGACAGCGCCCTGCGCGAGGTGCGCCGCGCCCTGCTAGAGGCCGATGTCAACCTCCAGGTGATCAAAGACTTTATCGCCCAGGTCAAAGAAAACGCCTTGGGCATTGAGGTGGTCAAAGGGGTAAGCCCCGACCAGCAGTTCATCAAAGTGGTGAACGACGAACTCATCCGGCTCATGGGCGACACCAACGCCCCTCTGGCCGACTCCCCGACCAAGCCCACCGTGGTGCTGATGGCAGGCCTTCAGGGTACGGGTAAAACCACTGCCACTGCCAAGCTAGCCCTGCACCTGCGCAAAGAAAATCGCAGTACCCTGCTGGTGGCCACCGACGTCTATCGCCCTGCGGCGATCGATCAGCTGGTTACCCTCGGCAAGCAGATCGACGTGCCCGTGTTTGAGCTGGGCACCGATGCCAACCCAGTGGATATCGCTCGCCAGGGCATTGAGAAAGCCAAAGCCGATGGCGTTGACACCGTCATTGTCGACACCGCAGGTCGTTTGCAGATCGACCCCAAAATGATGGCCGAACTGGCCGACATCAAAACGGCCATTCAGCCCGACGAAGTGCTGCTGGTGGTCGACGCCATGACCGGCCAGGAAGCTGCCAACCTCACCCGCACCTTTCACGACGAGATCGGCATTACTGGGGCCATTCTCACTAAAATGGACGGCGATGCCCGCGGTGGTGCGGCCCTGTCGGTGCGGCAAATTTCGGGCCAGCCGATCAAGTTCATTGGTGTGGGCGAAAAGGTAGAGGCTCTGCAACCCTTCTACCCCGATCGCATGGCCTCCCGCATTCTCGGCATGGGTGACGTGCTCACCCTGGTCGAAAAAGCTCAGGAAGCTGTTGATATCGCCGATGCCGAAAAGCTGACGCAGAAAATTCTCGAAGCCGAGTTTGACTTCGACGACTTTCTCAAGCAGATGCGCTTTATGAAGAGCATGGGCTCGCTGGGCGGCATTATGAAGCTAATCCCAGGTATGGGCAAGCAGATTACTGGAGACATGCTGGAACAGGGTGAGGCTCAGCTCAAGCGCTGCGAAGCCATGATCAATTCCATGACCACCCAGGAGCGCAAGCAGCCCAACTTGCTCTCTAGCTCCCCCAGCCGCCGCCGCCGCATTGCTAAAGGCTCGGGCCATCAAGAAAAAGACGTGGGCAAGCTGGTCAGCGACTTCACCAAAATGCGCACCATGATGCAGCAGATGGGTCGGGGCGGCGGCTTCCCTGGTATGGGCGGTATGCCAGGCATGGGTGGCGGTATGCCGGGTATGGGCGGCGGTATGCCGGGGCTACCGGGCATGGGCGGTGGACCTCAGCCAGGATTCCGTGCCCCCAGCAACAAGAAGCAAAAAGCTCAGAAGAAAAAGAAGGGCTTTGGCCAGCTTTAG